One Hippoglossus stenolepis isolate QCI-W04-F060 chromosome 6, HSTE1.2, whole genome shotgun sequence genomic window, tttaattgcTTTGTCTCTCTTACATTCTGTGCTCCAAGTACTATTTTGTTGTGTGATATAAATCAACCACCGACTGTTTAGGAAGCACAGTACAATATAAACGTATTGATATTCAAGTAAAGTTGTTATTTGACTGAACAAATCCctgattaaattaatttatataaCTGAGTAATTTTCTCCTCCCAGCTCTGCCACAGTCGCACTGCCCCCCCATCCTCAGTGCTGTCTGAGACACACTGTGCATTTGTAACCCGTGCCTTGCAAGCTGTGCACGTCGGAGGTGGAACCGTGGTGAAGAAACGTTTCATCAACTCAATTTCCTCCTAAAGTCTCGTCCTTCTCCCCTGTTTCccatctcttctttcttccatttctctctctcgaCGTCTTCTTTCCCGAGCGAGTATAGGGCGAGTGCAGGAAGGTGAAGATTCATGGAGCGACGGGTCCGCTGGTGGCCACAGTCCAGCCTGAAACTGTGTGTTGTACAGCGattacagacacagaggagtgagagagaagtCTTTATGATGTCCTTTCTGAGCttaaaagagggagaaagacagaatgTGGGTCGTCCTTGTGGAGGTGGTCACCACTTCATTTGATAATGGACGTGAACCACCATGTATctcacagcagctcagagaTACAGGTCATTTTCCTGGCATCAGTATTCAATGGTTTCAAGGAAgtatttatttgtgaagcatTTTAAACACCTCACGTTTCAGCCGTTTAAAATCTGGCTTAATTTGCAGCCTTTGTGTGACTCACAGTTGTAACAGTGACGCACACAGGGCTTGATTTGCATATTAGAAATATTCCCACAAAGCTTTCTGTGCCCTTTGCAGAAGCCTGGATGACGGCACAATCAACACCGACCTGATATTTTATCACTTTAGGAGCTGGCCATGGACGCGCCCGATGACTTTCAGTCTCCTCCACCCAGACCTGCAGCCATATGTGGCCTggtcagagcagcagtgttGATGGGGCGGTTGGCAGGGTGAGGTGGTGCCCCTCCTGCTCCACCTAATTACCTTTGAGATGGAGTGGTTCCCCCCAGCAGAGGCGTTGTGTCACACTGTGTCAGGGGCAGGGCGGACACGTGGAGTGGACCGGTCTCACCTTCCTCacctgcctctctcctctgataagattcataataaaaaaagcaacagCCGCAGAGAAGTTTCCTTTTGGTTAAGTTAATCTTTCGATGTggatttctccttttctgcctTTTCTACTCAAggctaaggaggttatgtattCATCCCATTTGTAGGTTTACTGGTTCAATTGtaaacaggattacgcaaagaGAACTGGACAGATGACCACGGAACTTGGTAGAGTGAAGCGATATCATTCAGGGAAGAAGcagttacattttggtgcagatctgattctttttattacttttgttaACATCGCAACGTAGGgtgatttttgtcattttcacaaatttcccaggcattaattcatgaatcttgatgaaaaacatttaagagactgatttctataagtgtgtttgcagcttgattgagttcaaagggacttttgggccttgatGAGGTATAAGTTCTACTGACTTCTAGTTTTTCAAGTTTCTACATATGCAGTATTTTGTTAATGATGCCAAATCGTGCACCGATACTCAATATGAGCTTGATTGCTGTGTAATACAGTGAAAAGGACCTGATTGAGTGTCTCCAGCTTCATTAGTGAGCCTCCAGGTTGATTATTGGATTGCACAGATTAACTAACACACAGGCCTGAGCAGAGTAAAGCTATGAGGGTCCAAACTCTACCTGCTGAGACAATGCCAGAACACATTAACTGTTGCTGTGGCAACCGTCTCCAAATCAAAGGAAAAAACTCCAACACTTTAAGAGGTCTCATTCCTCAAAGAGTCCTCCTCCCCTGTCTCTttctccgtcttcctcctcctcctcctcctccacctcctcgtcTTCCGCTGAAGGTGATGAGCAATTCATTCATACAAGCATCAGAAGGGTCTCAACCCTGGACACTCACCATTCAAGGGACATGAGTACGTTTTGAGATTTTGTTTACACTTCAgctatatttaattaattaatttaatttaattaaaattcaatCTATTAATCTCTTGTCTGAATCTCTATGTACAGACAAATGCAATGTGTGACATTGAGAGTTGAACCTGAGCCAGAGTTGTAGTAAATCCAGAATATTTAGGAGACTTGTTTCATGCCTGCAGACTGATAAAAAGCACAGTGGGAATAattcacatttacacaacagcaacacatacGTCCGCTTCCTGACTCGATCCGTGTTCTCCAGATAAGAGCGCAGAGCTGTGTCACTCCACAACACCGAGGACACAACTTACTACACTTTGAGACAAGTTATGAACGTCTGCTCCTGAGAATTGCCCACAGTCCCTACATCCTTTAATTAGCTCTGCTAATATATTCATGAGGGATGAGGCCGTCTGAACAGAGGCTCGCCGTGTGTCTGAGGTGGGTTTGCTCAGGTGAACAGGGCTGAGCCTGTGGAGACACTTATCACCCACAGCAGAAACAGTCTTGTGCATGCATGCCCAGAATCCTCAATGACTTCAGGGCGACATGCGACTCAGACAAGAGGAAGGAGCTGCTCCTGCACGTGAAGGCAACATGGAAACTGGAACCTGTGTAGAGTTTCGTGTTGTATGATACTTGGTCGTGGTCGAGGTAAACTTTATTATCCCAGAGGGGCGATTTGTGTCACAGCCAGCAAGCCAGCCTCAGGTTAAAGTGGAAAAAATGGATTTGTTCCCTTTTACATACGtttttgtttcatctaaattatattAGGACCTGTAAAGTTATTGCATTTCTACATATAAAATGCATTAGTTTCCCATTTTGTAAAGAAGCCCCAGTTAAGGCAGCTGATTCTTCATGCTGTATATCAACCTATATtgcaatattttatattttatattatattatatttgtccTATGGTTGTAATAGtacatttgttgtgtgtgttgtacagtttctatttattttacctgtttgctctgtggtttgtttgttttttcccatttcttattttgggtttttttcactGTTGTCATTGGGTTAGTGAGGGTTGTATATAAAACGTTCCCTGGATAATAACATCCTTGAGATGATGCCGGGACAGAGGGCCGTGAGTGAGGGTAGAGGTAGAGTTGGTTTTCGAGTTTGTAACTGTGAAAGTGAATCGTGTGCTTGTCAAACTAACCGTTACATGATTCATATCATCCATTTCACCTGTTAGCGTGTTAACCTCAGGCCTTACCTCACTGTGACTCAGTCAGACATAGAAGGAGAAGTAAGAACTTTAGAAACAGTCACAACTGTAGAAGCACAAAGAGACGAGTGACACAGTCAATTTGCCTGACCTATTGGTCTGGCACACATACGCACAGATGCCTTCCTCTTTCTCACACTTCTCCTTTACATGTCTCCAAGTCAAGTTAAGGACATTTAGAAACAGGTTTTCTACACtttcaatgtgtgttttgcGTATTTCCAGCGCTGACTGAGGCACCACGTCCTGATAGGCTCAGAGAGCAGCGGTGCCACATCCTGCCCACGGGCAGCAGCTTATTTCTGCTGGAGGTGCTCGTCCTGTCCACGGCTCTGACATCCCACTCGACCTGACCCGCTCTAATCCACACAGTCATTGTCGCGTCGCTCAACGAGGTCCCGGTCGATCACTTCGTCTGGCTGCGTCCTCCCGAGCGCACGTTTCATCCGCAGGCGCGCAGTCCGAAAAGCTGGCgtgagagaaagtgaggagggaTTGTGGGAGGTggtagacaaaacacacacacacacacacacacacacacacgcacacacacacacaggatcacacagacaaacacacacacacacagacaagctCCAGCTGAACGGGATCCAGGCTTGTTTACCCAGTGCCGGGCACAGAGGAGCACAGCCAGAGGAGCGCGGAGTGTGGGGgcgtctgtccgtctgtcagCGCGATGTCAGCGGCTACAGCTTCTGTGGCAGATGTGTCCAGGACCGACGGGACATACAGAGATGGAGGTCGACGCCAGAATAACTCAGGTAGGacatgaaatacacacattcatacttgGGTCCAGTGCAGGTTTGTGCGTAAGGCGATGGTTTGTTTTTGGCACTTTGCACTTATTCCGTTTCATAACACAATTATAGGCCTGACTGAATATTCAGGTATTCAAACACTGACCCCACAACATTTAGTTAGTGTGTAATAGTAAACTCATATTTCTCTTATAATGCTCttgtgcaatattcatttaGGGACAATGTTTAGTGTGACAGCAGCTCCATAATACACTTTAATACACAAGATTATTATTAACTTaatgtatttcaattacatattaaatgttatttaattacACAAGTTCAATGTATCAAGTTAGTGTgaatacatcaaataaattgtgtgtttaatgtttatctCTATGAATAAGTTTAACATTATTTAATCATATCATTCTGaagttatttcatttattcacactaactcaacatgatagaaaacactgaattaaaagTGGCCCTTTAcattgaatttatgtttttttaaagttacattgaaatgtaatataattgaaatacataaagttTTAGgcataattatttatttgattgtacTTTGCAGTCAATATAGAATGAGATGTCTTTTAGTGATCTGGTTTCTGAGacatatacatttaattattacattttcacatcctGTAAacatgtatgcatgtgttttgaaatgtggtCAGATTAGGGGACATATGTCTGAAAATTCAGtgatccccccccacccccccaccgtACATGTGCTTCTGGGTGATCAGGCTGattcaaaaagagaaaaaacaaagaggaaatgagaaaggGGCTCGTGGCACCATGCACAGCTGGACGcatctcacacgcacacacacttaacacagCCACACGCACAACAACACACGTTATGTAAAAGTGATGCTCTGTGCTTGTCGTTAATGGAATGCGTCCTTGCGTTACATAAACTTGAATATGGTGAGCTAATGCTAATGGCCTTCAGATTTATTCCAAATGAGACTTATTGAGTTTGGCCCAGTGTCAACAGAAGCTGCAGTTATTCTTTACAAGGAAATGTGCACGTCTTTcttagtttctttatttctttattttttggaAGCTATGTCTTCAATCTTTACATTCAGTCaccctttccttccttcctttccatagactgcatataaagataaatgacatgtctccacttgCTCCCACTATCTCGAAACAAAGCCAAAATttgccgccatcttgcgcatttggagccagagtctgtgcagtttAGTGATCAATCGCTATacaaccaatcacgagtctgtctcagctgtcaatcatgacggcAGGTTTTAACTacctatactgtagccaacCACCAAttaagatgctttggcttcacttttgggagctgtcatgtcgccaaactttaaatacagtctatgttcCATTCCTCCTTTCCATCCATGAAGCCCTGAACTTTTTGTGTGGGTGAATTGTGTTGACACACAAATGAGGCCTCTCacgcttccttccttcctttagTTCAGAGGAAAAACTGCAACTTTCCCTATGTAAACAAGCTGGTTTGGATTTTGTTCCTGGACCTGATCACATTATCCTTCCCAGTCCTGCTGGAAATCACCGAATAGatgtcatcatgtttatttgcattcCAACAGCTTGTGTCATGATGAAGTGATGCTTGTGTTGTGGAGTCCCGGTGCCAGACTGCTGAGACCTTCCCTCCTGTAATATGCTGAGCGCTGTGCTGTGCTCTATGATAACCGGTTGTCTAGCATGACTCCAGATGGCCCCGTGTGTTTCCAACCAGCCTTACAGGCGTTTTCTTGAATGATTTATCACATATCCTGCTCTGATAGTGTTAGAATTATATTACAGTACAGTGCCGGGGTTGTTacgaggaggtgggggggcagtGTTTTGTCACGCAGTGTTGTTCATCCCTACAGGGGTTCAGCGCTGATGGAAGAATTGTCCCATTCCACTCTCAATCTCATCTGCACGGCTCcattctttgttgttgttcataCCCTTCACCTTCAATTGTTGTGCTACATGAGTTGTACCAGTATTTTGTTGCACACACAGTCTGGTTTATCCCCAGCTGACCATCAGCTTTTCATTATAGGTCAGTCCCAGGCCCAGTGCAGACCCATGCCACTGCCTGCCCTGGGAACCCAGAAGATCATCCAGGGCAATGGCACCAATGTGGGCACGGTCATATCGCTGCAGTGCCCGGCCAAACACAAACTGGTGGGGAGAGAGCTAACGTGTGTCATGGACGTCAACAGCACCCACTGGGACGGGGAGAACTACTGTACACGTAAGTAGAAACATATCAGAGTTAGTACAGCACAAAAATATAGGATTCTTTAATCTAACGCTATCCAGCTTATCAACCACTGACAACACCAGACAGTGCAAGCAACATTCACCCATTCCCTCACACGTTCAAAGCGATACTATGCTCCGCTTCTTCCATCACACGCTATCAGGGGAAATTTAGGTGTTTTGCATGTGGACTGCAGGAGTTGGGGATTGAActactgaccttctggttagtgggaaaacccgctctacctcctgatccacagccagTATTATTTAcattgtggggacctaaatctgtttgcacatggggacttgtcttccatTATTGGCACAAAAAGCAATTTCCCATAGAGTAAATCATTCAATTGTCAAGGTAACAACAATTTTTAAGGGTAAGATAAGGGTTTCGGCAAGTCGTGGTTATGGTTAAGGTTCGCATCGGCCTCATGCATGGAAATTAATGTAATTCAATGGAGTCATGGAGCTTCAActcagtgtgtgagagagattcAAAGTTCCAAATGCTTGTGCAGAACTGCAGTAGCTCATTCTGAATGTATATCAAACATTATTTGACAGGCATTGTGGCTGTGGGCAATGTTACAGGAAGACCCTTAAAGTAGTCAGCAATAATTAATGCTCTAAATTATTTGCGTGAACATATTTGAGGGAGAAATTATTTGTTGCTCATTTAAGGAGAATACTCTAACGCAGGTAGAGGGGACTCATTTCAAGCAGGTgcattgttattattgtgatggaaaaagagagagcaggaaggTGTCAGATGTGAACGGAAATAATTcaaatttcatttatatttcattttcctTCCCTTCATGCAACCAGGGCACTGTTTTTGTGACATGTTGATTTTAGCTGTCTAATACATGCAAATCAAGTCAGCCTTCCTCTCTGTCACTCCAGCTCTGGCTCCCTACGAGGGCCATGGTTTCCGTGTGGCCGTGTTGGCGTCCATTGTGAGCTCGGCCATTATCCTCCTCATGTCCATGGccttcatcacctgctgctTGCTCGACTGCATCAAGGAggacaaaaggaaaaagcaggagaggtgagtgagagaggatggaggaagtACTCAGCGTGTTTACTCAAAAGTACCAATACTGAAATGTAGAAGTACTCTGTTACAAGTAAAGGTCCTTCATTGAAAATCCTACTTATGcctcttcatttatttatgcagTAGATAAAATGCAAAGACTCAAGTCCAAGTCAAGTAAATCATCATTAGAAATACTGCCAGGAAGgttaaaactgaatttttttttttaacagggaGTCAGAAGTGTGGCAATTGGAGGAGCCGACTCAACACCAGGGGGACAACAGGTCTCACTACAGCCACAAAGgcaggaacaacaacaacaactcccaGGAGAAGACGCTCTCTCTGTGGGACTCCCACAGCCCAGCCGGGTGTGACAACATGCAGGCCTGCAGGTGAGACATGGGCTGACTTGGGATGGAGGGGGTAAGACGTCCCTGATGACATCCAGATGAGCAGAATCACTAAAGAAACATCCTCCTGTCTTTCCCTCCACAGATGTCATCAGGAGTACTCCTATGGACTCGTCTGCACATATGGCCCCGCTGCTCCGCTCGCTGCTCTCCCCGGGCCCGGCTACGACCAGCCTCTTTTACCACGAAATCCAGAATCTGTGCAGGTCTCCGGTCCACCTCAGTACCCTGgacctcctgcctcctcctttcAAACTGCGAGCCCGCGCATGGTCCAGATCTCAACAGCGGGGCCTGGGGTGGCGTGGCAGTATGGGAGACAGGAAAGCAGCTCTgcacctgcagaggagagcaaCTCTAGGAATTTAAACCCTGCCAAAGAATTCTCCATAAGGATTATATCAGTGTGAGGACATGTTGCACAGGAGGTGAATGTCGTTTA contains:
- the LOC118110427 gene encoding sushi domain-containing protein 3, with product MSAATASVADVSRTDGTYRDGGRRQNNSGQSQAQCRPMPLPALGTQKIIQGNGTNVGTVISLQCPAKHKLVGRELTCVMDVNSTHWDGENYCTPLAPYEGHGFRVAVLASIVSSAIILLMSMAFITCCLLDCIKEDKRKKQERESEVWQLEEPTQHQGDNRSHYSHKGRNNNNNSQEKTLSLWDSHSPAGCDNMQACRCHQEYSYGLVCTYGPAAPLAALPGPGYDQPLLPRNPESVQVSGPPQYPGPPASSFQTASPRMVQISTAGPGVAWQYGRQESSSAPAEESNSRNLNPAKEFSIRIISV